One Spinacia oleracea cultivar Varoflay chromosome 4, BTI_SOV_V1, whole genome shotgun sequence DNA segment encodes these proteins:
- the LOC110791437 gene encoding pentatricopeptide repeat-containing protein At4g21065, which yields MQCTLLRSKFFNCIVALNHCFNPFNAVICSAVVNSTQIEITRKLIQRFHASLSSNHHDKQPQLLGFIDNLKDERTLQNLHGRVIKSGSIVDLNVGNYVLSLYAKFKDLGSAQKLFDEMSERNVRTWTVLVSGFARIGLFRVGLDYYARMLGEGVCPNGFTLSSVFKCCSSIGLVHNGKAIHGWILKNGIDLDAVLRNSIIDFYVKSKEFDYANKLFEFTDDVDTVSCNIMISANIQSGDVKSSLALFRRLTTKDVATWNTVISGMMKNGFERTALELLYEMVKEQACFNEFTYTIALTLVSSLSILELGSQLHARLIRLRLCDNEYIRSSLIDVYSKCGLIDKASIVFKQIPPRKQSSNINGEKLMSDTVSLSSMISGYSQNGRFKEALEMFCHMVSEGIGVDKYILTTIVSVCADYGLLSFGEQIHGLVHKIGHKFDIVFCSSLVDMYSKCGCLENALIVFDKTTTRNTILWTAIINGNAFHGFGREAVRLFQLMIDDDDIQPNEVTFVAVLTACSHAGLVDEGRNYFTVMKEKYNINPGIEHFTCMVDLFGRAGYLDEIKNFIYENNLSHISSVWRAFLSSCRLHKNYDLGKWVSEKLLQLEPLDAEPYVLLSNMCATSNRWEESAKVRSLMQKKGVRKHPGQSWIQLNNQVHSFVIGDRSHPQEADIYSYLDNLIGRLKEIGYSTTLEQVTQDVEEEQQEMFLRYHSEKLAVVYGIINTNSVTPIRVMKNLRVCTDCHNFLKFTSQLLGREIIVRDIRRFHYFKNGVCSCGDYW from the coding sequence ATGCAATGTACTCTTTTACGTTCCAAGTTCTTCAATTGCATCGTCGCTTTGAACCATTGTTTCAATCCCTTTAATGCCGTAATTTGTTCTGCCGTCGTAAATTCAACCCAGATTGAGATTACCCGGAAACTAATTCAACGATTCCATGCTTCTCTTTCCTCTAATCATCATGATAAACAACCCCAATTGTTAGGGTTTATTGATAATTTGAAGGATGAACGAACTCTTCAGAACCTTCATGGGAGGGTAATCAAGAGTGGTTCGATTGTTGATTTGAATGTTGGGAACTATGTGTTGAGTCTTTATGCGAAATTCAAGGATTTGGGTTCTGCCCAGAAGCTGTTTGATGAAATGTCTGAGAGAAATGTTCGTACTTGGACGGTCCTGGTTTCGGGTTTTGCTCGAATTGGATTGTTTCGAGTTGGGTTGGATTATTATGCTCGAATGCTAGGGGAGGGAGTTTGTCCAAACGGGTTTACACTTTCGAGTGTGTTTAAGTGTTGTTCTTCCATAGGTTTGGTTCATAATGGTAAGGCAATTCATGGGTGGATACTGAAAAATGGGATTGATTTGGATGCTGTGTTGAGGAACTCTATTATTGATTTTTATGTGAAATCTAAAGAGTTTGATTATGCTAACAAGTTGTTTGAGTTCACAGATGATGTTGATACTGTTTCGTGTAACATAATGATAAGTGCTAACATTCAAAGTGGTGATGTGAAGAGTTCTCTTGCTTTATTCAGAAGATTGACTACTAAAGATGTTGCAACCTGGAACACAGTTATATCAGGTATGATGAAAAATGGGTTTGAAAGAACAGCATTAGAACTCCTTTATGAAATGGTTAAAGAACAAGCGTGCTTTAATGAATTTACGTATACTATAGCATTAACTTTGGTTTCTTCTTTGTCCATACTGGAGCTTGGTTCACAGTTACATGCTCGACTGATCAGACTTAGATTATGTGATAACGAGTATATAAGATCTTCGTTGATTGATGTGTATTCCAAGTGTGGGTTAATTGATAAGGCTTCAATTGTGTTTAAGCAAATACCTCCTCGAAAACAAAGCTCGAACATAAATGGTGAAAAGTTAATGTCGGATACTGTTTCTTTGAGCTCTATGATTTCAGGATATTCCCAAAATGGAAGGTTCAAAGAAGCCTTAGAAATGTTCTGTCATATGGTTTCTGAAGGAATTGGAGTTGACAAATATATTCTCACTACTATTGTCTCTGTATGTGCTGATTATGGGCTGTTGAGTTTTGGTGAACAGATACATGGCCTCGTACATAAGattggacacaaatttgatATAGTTTTCTGCTCTTCGTTGGTTGATATGTATTCCAAATGTGGATGTTTAGAGAATGCTCTGATAGTATTTGACAAAACCACCACAAGGAACACTATTTTGTGGACTGCGATAATAAATGGAAATGCTTTCCATGGGTTTGGTAGAGAAGCAGTTAGACTTTTTCAATTgatgattgatgatgatgacattCAACCAAATGAGGTAACCTTTGTGGCTGTTTTAACGGCGTGTAGCCATGCCGGGCTAGTTGATGAAGGGCGCAATTATTTCACTGTAATGAAAGAAAAGTACAACATTAACCCCGGGATTGAACACTTTACTTGCATGGTTGATCTGTTTGGCCGTGCTGGATACTTGGATGAGATAAAGAATTTCATTTATGAGAACAATCTGTCTCATATTAGTTCAGTATGGAGGGCATTCTTATCCTCTTGTCGGCTTCACAAAAACTATGATTTGGGAAAATGGGTGTCAGAAAAGTTGCTTCAACTTGAACCACTGGATGCAGAACCTTATGTTTTACTGTCAAACATGTGTGCTACCAGTAACAGATGGGAAGAATCTGCTAAAGTTAGGAGTTTGATGCAGAAGAAAGGGGTTAGGAAACACCCAGGTCAATCTTGGATACAACTGAACAACCAAGTTCATAGTTTTGTGATTGGTGATAGGTCTCATCCACAAGAAGCTGATATATATTCTTATTTGGACAACCTAATTGGTAGGTTAAAGGAGATAGGGTATTCCACTACTTTAGAGCAGGTTACACAAGATGTAGAAGAGGAACAACAGGAAATGTTTCTTCGTTATCATAGTGAAAAGCTTGCTGTTGTGTATGGTATTATTAACACGAACAGTGTAACACCAATTCGGGTCATGAAAAATCTTCGAGTTTGTACAGATTGCCATAATTTCCTTAAGTTTACTTCTCAGCTTTTAGGCAGGGAAATAATTGTCAGAGATATTCGTAGATTTCACTATTTCAAGAATGGAGTTTGTTCTTGTGGAGATTACTGGTGA